A section of the Streptomyces sp. SCL15-4 genome encodes:
- a CDS encoding TetR/AcrR family transcriptional regulator: protein MARPRKPLLSPDRIVETARDLVDREGLAAVSTRRLAAELGVSGPSLYNHFRTKDEILEAVADSVSAQVDLSMFEDGRDWRTALHDWAVSYRAALRDHPNIVPVLARGPGRRPAALRLADAVYGAMVDAGWPPAQATSIGALMRYFIMGSALGSFAGGFVDDASAYDPADYPHLGQAHLLAEQQEKIDERAFEAGLGALLDGLAQQYERARV, encoded by the coding sequence ATGGCCCGACCGCGCAAGCCCCTCCTCAGCCCCGACCGGATCGTCGAAACGGCCCGGGACCTCGTGGACCGGGAGGGCCTGGCGGCCGTCTCCACCCGGCGCCTCGCGGCCGAGCTGGGGGTGAGCGGGCCCTCGCTCTACAACCACTTCCGGACCAAGGACGAGATCCTGGAGGCCGTCGCGGACTCGGTGAGCGCCCAGGTCGACCTGTCGATGTTCGAGGACGGCCGCGACTGGCGGACCGCGCTGCACGACTGGGCCGTCTCCTACCGGGCCGCCCTGCGCGACCATCCCAACATCGTCCCGGTGCTCGCCCGGGGCCCCGGCCGCCGCCCGGCCGCGCTGCGGCTGGCCGACGCGGTCTACGGCGCGATGGTCGACGCGGGCTGGCCGCCGGCGCAGGCCACGTCCATCGGCGCGCTGATGCGGTACTTCATCATGGGCTCGGCGCTCGGTTCGTTCGCCGGCGGCTTCGTGGACGACGCGAGCGCGTACGACCCGGCCGACTATCCCCACCTCGGGCAGGCCCATCTGCTCGCCGAGCAGCAGGAGAAGATCGACGAGCGGGCCTTCGAGGCGGGGCTCGGCGCGTTGCTGGACGGGCTGGCGCAGCAGTACGAGCGGGCGCGGGTGTGA
- a CDS encoding winged helix-turn-helix domain-containing protein yields MSTTDPRAAGLAALAALIADRTRAACLLALLDGRAWTAGELARHAGVAPSTLSEHLGRLVAGGLLAEERQGRHRYVRLADARVAQLVEDLAAQVSPAEVRRAPRGLREASAGAAMARGRTCYDHLAGRLGIVVTDALTERGLLRQDTGFALTDAGVEWFGAAGIPLDLSGRRPLARGCLDWTERRPHLAGTAGAALCRRALEAGWCVRVGSGRAVKITPVGEQVMSDLLGIPSGALR; encoded by the coding sequence ATGAGCACCACAGACCCCCGGGCCGCCGGCCTCGCCGCACTGGCCGCACTGATCGCCGACCGCACGCGGGCCGCGTGCCTGCTGGCGCTGCTGGACGGGCGGGCGTGGACGGCGGGCGAGCTGGCCCGGCACGCCGGAGTGGCTCCCTCCACGCTGAGCGAGCACCTGGGCCGGCTGGTGGCCGGCGGGCTGCTCGCCGAGGAACGGCAGGGGCGGCACCGGTATGTACGGCTGGCCGACGCGCGGGTGGCGCAGCTGGTGGAGGATCTCGCCGCGCAGGTGTCTCCGGCGGAGGTACGGCGTGCGCCGCGGGGGCTGCGCGAGGCGAGCGCCGGGGCCGCCATGGCCCGGGGACGGACGTGTTACGACCATCTCGCCGGGCGGCTGGGCATCGTGGTCACCGACGCGCTGACCGAGCGCGGGCTGCTGCGGCAGGACACCGGGTTCGCGCTGACCGACGCCGGGGTGGAGTGGTTCGGCGCGGCCGGCATCCCGCTCGACCTCTCCGGCCGCCGCCCGCTCGCCCGCGGCTGTCTCGACTGGACCGAACGCCGGCCGCATCTCGCCGGGACGGCGGGGGCGGCGCTGTGCCGGCGGGCGCTGGAGGCGGGGTGGTGTGTGCGGGTCGGGAGCGGGCGGGCCGTGAAGATCACTCCCGTGGGAGAGCAGGTCATGTCCGACCTGCTCGGCATCCCGTCCGGTGCGCTGCGGTGA